In Desulfomonilaceae bacterium, the genomic window AACATACCTATAGCGGCCGGTCTTGGCGGAGGCAGTTCGAACGCAGCGGCTTTGATAGTGGGTATGAAGAGACTTTTTGATCTGGAATGGCTGGATATTGAAGCTATAATGCCGGTAGCCGCGACTGTTGGAGCTGATGTGCCATTTTTCTTTTTCGGCGGATCGGCGATAGGGGAGGGGATAGGCGATCGGCTCACCAGGATATTCCTGGATCAGCCACAAAAAATCCTGCTTGTGAATCCTGGATTTCCTGTGTCCACAGCGGGGATCTTCAAGGAGATTTCTAAAACCTTGACAGGCGCCATGAGACCAGGTATTCTACACGGATTATATGGAGAGGGCCACGACGCGCGGGATTTTCTCCATAATGATTTACAAACCGTGGCTGAACGGCTCCATCCGGGAATTTCCGACGCCCTTGACGCTATCAGGAGGGTCGGAATAAACAAACCCGTAATGAGTGGAAGCGGCCCCACAGTGTTTGGTTTCATTGAAAACGATATTGAGGAACCTCGGCCTGGCCGGTTTCCAAAGTCCTGGAAAACGATAATCGCCAGATCCGAGAAAAAGGGGATAACAATAGATTAGCCCCGGGCCCTGAATATAGAGTCTCATGCGGCCGCCTGCTGGGGTGTCGTCAAGTGGCAAGACACGGGTCTTTGGCACCCGCATTCGGAGGTTCGAATCCTCCCACCCCAGCCAGAACAGGACTTGCTGAGTCCAAGAATCACAAGCAGAGGATGATCATGCCGTCAAAGAGCATTCACACAAGAGAGGAACAGAAGAGCAGGTTTCTCAAACAGTCGGAGACAAGACGCAAGAGCCTGTCAGAACAAGGTTTTGATGAAAAGCGTATAGACAAAGATCCGCTGATCAAGCGTCTAAAGGCTAGAGTCAAGCAAGTAAATACGGCGTTGGCCCGCATAGCTTTTCTTGAAGACCAAACCAAGAAGCTCCAAGAGAAAAAAGCGCAGAAGATAGCCGAAGCCGCGGCTGAAAGGGCTGAAACCATTAAGCCCGGGGCTACCGGCAAGAAAAAGAAAGTGGAAGAAAAACCACCTGAACCAGTTAAAAAAGGTTCCGGTAAAGGTAAAGACAAGTCAAAACAAGAGGGAAAGAAGCAGAAATAGTGGTAGAAATCCTACCAGTGTTTCCCTATCTTGTCTTTTTCTCAAGTGTCCCCTGGAGAGGAGCTTTACGTGACCTTGTGTCGGCGCCTCTCTTCAGGGAGAGCAATCTGCATCCATTCCAAAGACCGTAACGCAAGTTAGGGTTAAGAGCCTCTTCTCAGATCCTATGCCTGAATTGGACATCCTCAAATCCCTAAGAGAATTGGTTCTAATTACTCCAGGTTTTCTGCTCGCCATAACGGCGCATGAATTCACGCACGGCTACATTGCATACAGACTTGGGGATCCTACCGCAAAGATGGCGGGGAGGCTTACATTTAACCCTTTGAGCCATCTGGATCTCTTTGGAACTCTGGCCCTGGTTCTGACCAGGATGATCGGCTGGGCAAAACCGGTTCCGGTTGACCCCAGATATCTAAAGAGGCCCTTGCGGGACATGCTTTGGATCAGTCTGGGTGGGCCGGTCGCGAATATCATTGTGGCGATAATTCTGGTGCTGATGCTGAAGTTGATCGCTTCCGCGGCAATGGCGGGATATGGATCTCCTGCAAGCGATTTCTTCATGGGACCGCTATTTCTTATCATTAGATACGGAATCAGAATCAATGTGGTTCTGGCTGTTTTCAACCTGATTCCTATTCCTCCACTGGATGGATTCGGCGTGCTCAAAGGGATGCTTCCGCGCTCCGCGGCGTACAAGCTGGAAGCTATTGAGCCTTACGGATTTCTGATTCTTCTGGCGTTGCTGCTCACAGGCGCGGTGAATTTCTTGATAGTTCCTCCGATAATAGCGGTTGAAAACTTGCTACTAAGTCTCGTAAGGTAAATCATGGCGTACGAGGTCAAGTTAGATATCTTCGAGGGCCCTCTTGACCTGCTTCTCCACCTTATCGAAAAAAATGAAGTTTCCATTGGCGATATACCGATAGCCACCATTACGGAACAATACCTGGAAACCATCGAGATTATGAGGTCGTTTAATCTCGAATTGGCCGGGGAATATCTTGTAATGGCGTCGTATCTCACGTATCTCAAGTCTCAGACGCTCTTGCCGGCGGCGGTTTCAGACGACGGAACTCCGGGCGATGATGTTGAAGATCCGAGAGCGGAACTTGTGGCTCATTTACTTGAGTACAGGAGATACAGGACAGTTGCGGCTGAACTTGGAGCCATGCCTCTTCTTGGCCGGGAGGTTTTCGAAAGAGACGGGCGTGAGCCCTTGCTGGATGGACAAGGCCGATCAGTCGTGAGTATCGATATCAATGAACTGGTATCGGCTTTGCAAGCGCTGTTGGAAAAACGGGAGCCGAAAATGGCGATGGAGATCAGGAACGAGCCGATTTCAATCCAGATCAAAATCGAAGAGATCATCACGAGGCTAAAGACACACCGATGGCTCTCCTTCGGATCGCTGTTTTCTGAAGATTTCTCAAGAGGGAATATTGTAGTTACTTTTCTGGCGCTACTTGAAGTGGTAAAAAACGGCGTCGCGAGGATTTATCAGGACATTCCTTTCGGATCTATTGTAATCTCGAGACGTTGAAAAACACCGGTTGGTTTCCGACGATATCGAATGGTAGCTAATATGGATCACCCATCAAAGAAACTGGTCTACACGGCGCAGCGAAGAATATCCTTAATTGCGATGCTGTGTGTTTTATCACTGACGGTGGTCGGATGCGGGAAGTCAAGGGAAGGCATAGGCAAGCCAACTGGACCTATTCCTGTTGACATGGCCGAAGTCATTCAGAAAGACACTCCTCTTTTCATAAAGGCCATCGGGAATGTTGCGGCCTATAACACTGTGGATTTAAAGTCTCGCGTTACAGGTGAGCTAATAAAACGTTTTTTCAAGGCAGGAGACAGTCTAAAGGCCGGTCAGGATCTTTTTACTATCGACCCTGCTCCGTTCGAAACCAAGGTAAAGGAGAGCGAAGCGAAGGTTAACCAGGCGAGAGTTCAATACGAACAGGCGAATAAGGATTACATCCGATTCAAGGGTTTGTATGGTGAAAAGGCTGTCAGTCAGGAACAACTTGAGACCAAACAGGTTGACATGAATTCCAAGCTTTACCAGATGGAGCTAAACCAGGCCGAGCTGGAGAGCGCCCAACTTAATCTGGGATACTGTTTCATTAAATCGCCGCTTGAGGGTCCATCCGGGGACATTTATATAGACAATTTCAACATTGTGAACGCCAACCAGGACCGGCTGGTTACTATCAAACAGATACATCCGATCAAGGTTAGGTTCTCGGTTCCTGGAAAGTTTCTTGACGAAATAAACAAATACAATTCAGTCGCTCCGCTGGAAGTGGAAGTCTTGATACGGGGGAGTGACAAACCCGAGTCGGGGAAGCTTACTCTTATAGATAACAACATAAACCTGAGAACCGGAATGATTGCGCTCGAGGGGACGTTTCGGAACCCTGAATCCAGACTCTGGCCAGGGCAGTTCGTAGATGTTCGTTTAAAGCTCACTACCACAATAGGCGCCTTGCTCGTTCCGGCAGTGGCTGTCAACGACGGAGCCGAGGGCCAGTACGTTTGGGCTGTAAACAAGGACCAGACTGTTTCCATACGACCAGTGAAGGTAGATCGTCGCGAAACTGACATGGTGGTCATTTCTGAAGGGGTAGGAGCAGGTGAGAAAGTCATAACCGATGGGCAACTCATGCTGCGTCCGGGCGCTTCGGTGGTCACGAAAGAACAAATAAAGAAAGCTAGAGAAGCGGCTAATCCTAAACATCCCAAGGCCACCAACGGCTCAGGTAAGGCGCCAAAATAATGAGCCCCACGGAGCTTTTTGTAAGGCGTCCGGTAATGACCATCACCATCATGGTGGCGATGGTCTTTTTCGGCGTAATAGCATACAGAAATCTCCCAGTTTCTGCCCTGCCTCAAGTAGATTTTCCAACCATATCGGTACAGGCGACGTTACCAGGAGCCGACCCCGACACCATGGCTTCGAGTGTAGCTACTCCTCTTGAGAAGCAATTCTCGTCAATAGAGGGATTGCGGACTATGAACTCGAACAGCGCCCAAGGCAGAACCACGATAAATTTGCAGTTTGACCTTTCCAGAAAGATAGACGCTGCAGCTATGGACGTCCAAGCCGCCATCACCAGGGCAAGTGGGTTACTTCCGCCAAATATGCCCAGTCCACCGACTTTTTCCAAAGTGAACCCGGCAGAGCGGCCCATATATTACCTGGTCATGCACTCCGACGCGATGCCTCTCTATAGAGTGAATGATTACGCGGAAACATTTGTCTCAAATGCGCTCTCAATGGTGTCGGGAGTTGCGCAGGTGCTTAATTACAGCCAACAGAAATTCACTGTCAGAGTATTTATAAAGCCTGACCTGTTGGCCGCAAAGAATATCGGGATTAATGAGGTTAGGAACTCGATAATTGCCCAGAACGTGAACCTGCCTTTAGGCACACTTGACGGAAAACGTCAGACCAACACCCTGAAAGCTTCTGGGCAACTCATGGACGCCAGAGCGTACGATCCAATCATTGTGTCGTATGTCGAAGGTCAGCCGGTGCGCCTTGATGAGGTAGCAAAGGTTGAAAACAGTGTCTACGCGGACAAGGTATATTGTTATTACAACGGTAAGAAGTGCGTGGCCCTTGCGGTTCAGAGGCAACCTGGTTCCAACACTATAAGAATAGTCGATGACATTGAGAAACTGATGCCGACTATCAGGGCTTCGTTGCCTCCGACAGTGGATCTCGAAGTAGTCTACGACATGTCTCAGTCTATCAGGGCCTCACTAGACGATGTAAAACTGACTCTTGTCCTGGCTGTGATCCTGGTTGTCGTTGTTGTTTTCATTTTTCTTAGAAATTTGGCGGCGACCTTTATAGCCAGTATAGCGATTCCTCTGTCAATCGTGTCCACCTTCGCCGTGATGTACATGTTTGGGTTTTCTCTGGACAACCTGTCATTGCTGGCGCTGGTACTGTCTGTAGGCTTTGTGGTAGATGATGCTATCGTGGTACTAGAGAATGTGGTGCGGCATCTAGAGATGGGAAAGAAGCCGTTTCAGGCCGCCGTTGATGGAGTGAAGCAGATTGCCTTCACGATCATATCAATGACGTCCAGTCTGGCCATAGTTTTTGTGCCGATCATGTTCATGGCTGGGATTTATGGTCGAGTTCTGAATGAGTTTGCTGTCACCATTACAGTAGCTATCGTCATCTCCGGTGTTGTCGCTCTGATGGTTACGCCGATGCTGAGCAGTCGCCTGTTGCGTCCGCAGAGTAGATTGGCCGAATCAGACCCTATTTTTGGGGCCATGCTACGATTCTACAAGAGAACGCTAACCCTGGCCGTTCATCACAGAATTGTGACTATGCTGCTGTCTGTTTTTATACTAGGAACGACCCTGTACCTTTTTATAGCTTTGCCCAAAGGGTTTGTTCCTCCTGTTGATATGAACTATCTCATCGGATTTTGTGTGAGCGAACAGGGGATCTCACCGGAGGCTATGCAGGAAAAGCTCAAGGAACTGCAACCTATGGTGCGGTCTAACCCCAACGTCCGGTCGGTCCTGAATGTGGCTGGGTATCCACAACGGAATCAAGGTTTCACCATCGCCTTTTTGAATGACAGGCCTCCACGGAAGGTCACAGCTCAAAAGGTTATGACCGAACTTTTCCCAATTGTTAATTCTATTCCGGGGTTGCTCACATTCTATTCAGTTCCGCCTCTAATAGAGATAAGTACTGAAATCTCAGCCAGTCCGTATCAGTTGATTCTCCAATCAACGGACACCGCTTCGCTTTTCCGAAACGCTGAGAAATTTACGTATGCGATGTATGCCATGCCTCAGATAACCGGGGTGAATTCGAATTTGTACATAAAGAATCCCGAAACTTACATCGATATTAACAGAGACAAGGCGTTTTCGCTCGGTATTACGGCGGAAGAAATAGAGCAGTCGGCTTTCTCATCGTACGGATCGCGTGAAATTTCAAACATATACGGTACCACAGACACTTACAAGGTCGTGCTCGAAGTCGATAAAGATGATCAGCGTTACCCGGACCAACTATCGTCGCTCTATCTGAAAAACAGGGTTGGCGAGATGGTGCGACTCGACGTAGTAGCAGATTTAAAAGCGAAAACCGGCCCATTGACTGTGAACCACTACGGGCAGTTCCCTTCAGTTACCATTTCATTTGACACAGCGCCTGGATTCTCCGTTGGCCAGGTCACCGAAGCATTGAGAGCAACGGCGTCCGGGATACTCCCTGACAGGATTCATTTCAAATT contains:
- a CDS encoding segregation/condensation protein A; its protein translation is MAYEVKLDIFEGPLDLLLHLIEKNEVSIGDIPIATITEQYLETIEIMRSFNLELAGEYLVMASYLTYLKSQTLLPAAVSDDGTPGDDVEDPRAELVAHLLEYRRYRTVAAELGAMPLLGREVFERDGREPLLDGQGRSVVSIDINELVSALQALLEKREPKMAMEIRNEPISIQIKIEEIITRLKTHRWLSFGSLFSEDFSRGNIVVTFLALLEVVKNGVARIYQDIPFGSIVISRR
- a CDS encoding efflux RND transporter periplasmic adaptor subunit yields the protein MDHPSKKLVYTAQRRISLIAMLCVLSLTVVGCGKSREGIGKPTGPIPVDMAEVIQKDTPLFIKAIGNVAAYNTVDLKSRVTGELIKRFFKAGDSLKAGQDLFTIDPAPFETKVKESEAKVNQARVQYEQANKDYIRFKGLYGEKAVSQEQLETKQVDMNSKLYQMELNQAELESAQLNLGYCFIKSPLEGPSGDIYIDNFNIVNANQDRLVTIKQIHPIKVRFSVPGKFLDEINKYNSVAPLEVEVLIRGSDKPESGKLTLIDNNINLRTGMIALEGTFRNPESRLWPGQFVDVRLKLTTTIGALLVPAVAVNDGAEGQYVWAVNKDQTVSIRPVKVDRRETDMVVISEGVGAGEKVITDGQLMLRPGASVVTKEQIKKAREAANPKHPKATNGSGKAPK
- a CDS encoding efflux RND transporter permease subunit, which translates into the protein MSPTELFVRRPVMTITIMVAMVFFGVIAYRNLPVSALPQVDFPTISVQATLPGADPDTMASSVATPLEKQFSSIEGLRTMNSNSAQGRTTINLQFDLSRKIDAAAMDVQAAITRASGLLPPNMPSPPTFSKVNPAERPIYYLVMHSDAMPLYRVNDYAETFVSNALSMVSGVAQVLNYSQQKFTVRVFIKPDLLAAKNIGINEVRNSIIAQNVNLPLGTLDGKRQTNTLKASGQLMDARAYDPIIVSYVEGQPVRLDEVAKVENSVYADKVYCYYNGKKCVALAVQRQPGSNTIRIVDDIEKLMPTIRASLPPTVDLEVVYDMSQSIRASLDDVKLTLVLAVILVVVVVFIFLRNLAATFIASIAIPLSIVSTFAVMYMFGFSLDNLSLLALVLSVGFVVDDAIVVLENVVRHLEMGKKPFQAAVDGVKQIAFTIISMTSSLAIVFVPIMFMAGIYGRVLNEFAVTITVAIVISGVVALMVTPMLSSRLLRPQSRLAESDPIFGAMLRFYKRTLTLAVHHRIVTMLLSVFILGTTLYLFIALPKGFVPPVDMNYLIGFCVSEQGISPEAMQEKLKELQPMVRSNPNVRSVLNVAGYPQRNQGFTIAFLNDRPPRKVTAQKVMTELFPIVNSIPGLLTFYSVPPLIEISTEISASPYQLILQSTDTASLFRNAEKFTYAMYAMPQITGVNSNLYIKNPETYIDINRDKAFSLGITAEEIEQSAFSSYGSREISNIYGTTDTYKVVLEVDKDDQRYPDQLSSLYLKNRVGEMVRLDVVADLKAKTGPLTVNHYGQFPSVTISFDTAPGFSVGQVTEALRATASGILPDRIHFKFGGTAEAFEGSVRSLTILLFVAIIIIYMILACLYESFLHPLTIIAGLPSAAFGGLLVLWLFGFTLDLYGFVGLFMLIGIVKKNAIMVVDFALEAEAGGKTPLEAAVEGSVVRFRPIMMTTIAAIAGMTPIAIGFGAGGDSRQPLGLAVVGGLMLSQVVTLYLTPVVYTYLGGLQHWIDKRGVKAREIRGIPS
- the ispE gene encoding 4-(cytidine 5'-diphospho)-2-C-methyl-D-erythritol kinase, which translates into the protein MKSLRLRSPAKINLFLRVLGKRPDGYHEIETVFQEIDLADEIILRQSSGGKSLKVEGAPEIETESNLVFKALKWLEGLSGQRFDVDIELRKNIPIAAGLGGGSSNAAALIVGMKRLFDLEWLDIEAIMPVAATVGADVPFFFFGGSAIGEGIGDRLTRIFLDQPQKILLVNPGFPVSTAGIFKEISKTLTGAMRPGILHGLYGEGHDARDFLHNDLQTVAERLHPGISDALDAIRRVGINKPVMSGSGPTVFGFIENDIEEPRPGRFPKSWKTIIARSEKKGITID
- a CDS encoding site-2 protease family protein codes for the protein MPELDILKSLRELVLITPGFLLAITAHEFTHGYIAYRLGDPTAKMAGRLTFNPLSHLDLFGTLALVLTRMIGWAKPVPVDPRYLKRPLRDMLWISLGGPVANIIVAIILVLMLKLIASAAMAGYGSPASDFFMGPLFLIIRYGIRINVVLAVFNLIPIPPLDGFGVLKGMLPRSAAYKLEAIEPYGFLILLALLLTGAVNFLIVPPIIAVENLLLSLVR